ATATCCTTTTTTATATTGTAAAAAATGATAAATTCAGCAAGGACTTTTTGAAGTTACTGCAGTCAAAAGCGAAAGAGGGCGTGGAAGTGCGGCTTTTAGCCGATTGGGTAGGAAGTAAAGGGATGTCCCGCCAAGTCATTCAGGAACTAACTAAAAGCGGCGTTCATTTTTCTTTCAGCTTTAAACCGAAACTCCCCTTCCTTTTCTATACAATACAAAAAAGAAATCACCGTAAGATCACGGTGATAGATGGAAAAATCGGCTATCTTGGCGGCTTTAATATCGGTAAGGAGTATATAAACCAAGGGGAGAAGCTAAACCCGTGGAGAGATTACCATTTAAAAATGACCGGGGAAGGTGTAAAGGACCTTCAGGAAGTCTTCCTCTCGGATTGGTTCTATGATACAAACGAGGATTACAGAGGAACGCCTGCCTATTTCCCGACATTGACACCCGGGACGCAGGCACAGCAATTTGTCGTCACGAATGGCAGTGATCTTGAACAGTCACTTACACACATAATTCGGCAAGCCACTAAAAAAATCATTATCGGGACCCCATATTTCATTCCCAGTGAAACTTTATTTCAAGAATTAAGGGAAGCACTTGCACGCAATGTTTCCCTTACGATCATCGTACCTGAAATTTCAGACCATGCCCTTGTCAAGGAAGCTTCTTTTCCCTATTTCCGGGTACTAATAAAAGAAGGGGCTGAAATCATGCAATTTCAAAGAGGGTTCTACCATTCTAAAGTGATTCTGATTGATGATATAATGTGTGATATCGGTACGGCTAATTTTGATAAACGCAGTTGTTTTTTAAATAGTGAAATCAATTGCATCGTATTTGACCGGACATTCATAGAAGATGTAGAAAAGGAGTTGGCAGTGGACCTAGCCGAATCCAAGCCGCTAAACGGGGACGAGATTTCCAACATGAATGTAGTCCGTTCAGCAAAAGAATCGCTGGCTGCC
The DNA window shown above is from Peribacillus sp. FSL P2-0133 and carries:
- the cls gene encoding cardiolipin synthase; translation: MKIITTIASIFLLIFSWCWVDLKVGHKRYLKHAANIKYPPRNSDMTVFTSGKILFDDYMKEVKQAKDSIHILFYIVKNDKFSKDFLKLLQSKAKEGVEVRLLADWVGSKGMSRQVIQELTKSGVHFSFSFKPKLPFLFYTIQKRNHRKITVIDGKIGYLGGFNIGKEYINQGEKLNPWRDYHLKMTGEGVKDLQEVFLSDWFYDTNEDYRGTPAYFPTLTPGTQAQQFVVTNGSDLEQSLTHIIRQATKKIIIGTPYFIPSETLFQELREALARNVSLTIIVPEISDHALVKEASFPYFRVLIKEGAEIMQFQRGFYHSKVILIDDIMCDIGTANFDKRSCFLNSEINCIVFDRTFIEDVEKELAVDLAESKPLNGDEISNMNVVRSAKESLAAILSPFL